AAGCGGATTCAGTGATGAATGGAACAAATAAAGGGGCAAAAATGAAGGGTTCGGAAATTCGCAGCCTTTTTTTGGATTATTTTGAGAAAAAAGGCCACAAAATTCTCTCCAGCTCTTCCCTGATCCCCCGGGATGACCCGACCCTTCTCTTTACCAATGCGGGGATGGTCCAGTTTAAAGATATCTTTACGGGGGAGAAAAAGCGGACGGTTCCGACGGCGGCCACGTCGCAGAAGTGCATGCGGGCCGGCGGCAAACATAACGACCTGGAGAATGTGGGACGTACGGCCCGTCACCAGACCTTCTTCGAAATGCTGGGCAACTTCTCTTTCGGCGACTATTTCAAGGAGGAGGCGATTCCCCTGGCCTGGAAATTTCTGACCGGGGAGCTTTCTCTTCCCACCGAACGTCTCTGGGTCAGCGTCTATCACGAAGATGAAGAGGCTTTCCGGATCTGGAAAGAGAAGATGCACGTTCCGGAGGAGCGGATCCTCCGCCTGGGAGAGAAGGACAACTTCTGGGCCATGGGTGACATCGGTCCCTGCGGCCCCTGTTCCGAAATTCACATCGATCAGGGAGAGGGAATCGGCTGCGGCCGGTCCGGATGCAATGTGGAATGTGACTGCGACCGCTTCCTGGAAATCTGGAACCTTGTCTTCATGCAGTATTCACGCGACGCTGCGGGCCAACTTACTCCCTTGCCGAAGCCGAGTATCGACACCGGCATGGGCTTGGAACGCATCACAGCCGTGGTGCAGGGGGTGACCTCCAATTACGATACCGATCTTTTCTCGGGGATCATTGAGGCGATCTGCTCGATTGCCGGGGTCCGGTACGGTACAGGACAGGACTCCGATACATCCATCCGGGTGATTGCCGATCATATCCGGGCATTGACTTTCCTCATTGCCGACGGCGTTCTTCCGAGCAATGAAGGGCGGGGCTACGTGCTCAGGCGGGTCTTGCGAAGAGCGGCCCGGCACGGTAAACTCTTGAACGTGGAAGGTCCTTTTCTCTACAGGCTCTCTGCAACGGTCGTCGATGAGATGCGGGGGGGCTATCCGGAACTGGTCCCGGCCCGGGAGCATGTGGCGGCCGTCATCCTGAATGAGGAGGAACGTTTTCTCCATACCCTGGATCAGGGGCTGGCCCTCCTCAACGAAGAGATCGACAAACTGGCGCGGTCGGGGGAAACGATCCTGGCGGGAGAGGAGGTTTTTAAACTCTATGATACCTATGGTTTTCCGCTTGATCTGACCCGGGACATCCTTGGGGAGAAAGGGCTTTCCCTCGACGAAACCGGATTTCATAAGGCGATGAACCGGCAACGGGAGCGGGCACGGTCCTCCTGGAAAGGGGGCGGTGAAAAAGGGGTT
This sequence is a window from Deltaproteobacteria bacterium. Protein-coding genes within it:
- the alaS gene encoding alanine--tRNA ligase; amino-acid sequence: MKGSEIRSLFLDYFEKKGHKILSSSSLIPRDDPTLLFTNAGMVQFKDIFTGEKKRTVPTAATSQKCMRAGGKHNDLENVGRTARHQTFFEMLGNFSFGDYFKEEAIPLAWKFLTGELSLPTERLWVSVYHEDEEAFRIWKEKMHVPEERILRLGEKDNFWAMGDIGPCGPCSEIHIDQGEGIGCGRSGCNVECDCDRFLEIWNLVFMQYSRDAAGQLTPLPKPSIDTGMGLERITAVVQGVTSNYDTDLFSGIIEAICSIAGVRYGTGQDSDTSIRVIADHIRALTFLIADGVLPSNEGRGYVLRRVLRRAARHGKLLNVEGPFLYRLSATVVDEMRGGYPELVPAREHVAAVILNEEERFLHTLDQGLALLNEEIDKLARSGETILAGEEVFKLYDTYGFPLDLTRDILGEKGLSLDETGFHKAMNRQRERARSSWKGGGEKGVDPLFKGLSEKFSTSFVGYERIEAVATVVALIQEGKVVEAVSKGEEALAVLDVTPFYAESGGQVGDQGRIEWEGGSAVVHETRRPAGEMIVHAVRVEEGKLQTRQAVTAKVDSEVRRKTADNHTATHILQAVLRRVLGDHVKQAGSLVAPDRLRFDFTHFTQVGPRELERIEQLANEWIRRDAPVQKEVKPLNEALDEGVTALFGEKYGDEVRVISIPGLSKELCGGTHIDRTGEIGLFKIVHEGGIAAGVRRIEAVTADSAYRSFKSSESELLSLAEMVRGAPGEIVSKVEKILRDRKALTAEVAALKRELAAAKGGDLDEDVQEVEGIRILSRRMDRLSIEELRDFADQARDKIGSGVIVAGSANDGKVALVAMVSRDLTGKVHAGNLIREVAKVTGGGGGGRPDMAQAGGKDPSRLDEALSMVADLVRQQVGPAGSG